The Xiphias gladius isolate SHS-SW01 ecotype Sanya breed wild chromosome 9, ASM1685928v1, whole genome shotgun sequence genome window below encodes:
- the csnk1e gene encoding casein kinase I isoform X2 codes for MELRVGNKYRLGRKIGSGSFGDIYLGSNIATGEEVAIKLECVKTKHPQLHIESKFYKMMQGGVGIPSIKWCGAEGDYNVMVMELLGPSLEDLFNFCSRKFSLKTVLLLADQMISRIEYIHSKNFIHRDVKPDNFLMGLGKKGNLVYIIDFGLAKKYRDARTHQHIPYRENKNLTGTARYASINTHLGIEQSRRDDLESLGYVLMYFNLGSLPWQGLKAATKRQKYERISEKKMSTPIEVLCKGYPSEFSTYLNLCRSLRFDDKPDYSYLRQLFRNLFHRQGFSYDYVFDWNMLKFGASRAAEDGERERREGKEGEERAGVGQRGAGGRALPPGPNPSAANRVRNEADAAPSNPATRGVQQSGNRSPQAGRAERAERERKVAMRLHRGAPANVSSSDLTARLDQSRITASQVSVPFEHLAK; via the exons ATGGAGTTGAGGGTGGGGAACAAGTACCGCCTTGGGAGGAAGATAGGGAGTGGATCCTTTGGAGATATTTACCTCG GTTCTAACATTGCTACAGGAGAGGAAGTAGCCATCAAACTGGAATGCGTTAAGACCAAACATCCACAGCTCCATATTGAGAGCAAATTCTACAAGATGATGCAGGGTGGAG TGGGAATCCCCTCTATTAAGTGGTGCGGCGCAGAAGGCGACTACAACGTGATGGTAATGGAGCTGCTGGGCCCCAGCCTGGAGGACCTGTTCAACTTCTGCTCCCGCAAGTTCAGTCTGAAAACAGTCCTGCTGCTGGCCGACCAGATG ATCAGTAGGATTGAATACATCCACTCCAAGAACTTCATCCACAGAGATGTAAAGCCCGATAACTTTCTGATGGGGCTCGGTAAGAAGGGCAACCTGGTCTACATCATCGACTTCGGCCTGGCCAAGAAATACCGTGATGCCCGAACACACCAGCACATCCCCTACCGTGAGAATAAGAACCTCACCGGCACCGCCCGCTATGCCTCCATCAACACCCATCTGGGCATTG AGCAGTCGAGGCGAGATGATCTGGAGTCTCTAGGCTACGTTCTCATGTACTTCAACCTGGGCTCTCTGCCCTGGCAGGGGCTCAAGGCCGCCACCAAGAGGCAGAAGTATGAACGCATCAGcgagaaaaaaatgtccaccCCCATTGAGGTGCTCTGCAAGGGATACCCCT CTGAGTTCTCCACTTACCTGAACTTGTGTCGCTCCCTGCGGTTCGATGACAAGCCAGACTACTCTTATCTGAGGCAGCTCTTCAGGAACCTTTTCCACAGACAGGGCTTCTCCTACGACTACGTCTTTGACTGGAACATGCTGAAGTTT GGGGCTAGCAGGGCagcagaggatggagagagggagaggagggagggaaaagagggggaggagcGAGCAGGAGTGGGCCAAAGAGGAGCTGGTGGTCGAGCTTTGCCGCCTGGTCCAAACCCTTCAGCAGCTAACAGAGTCAGGAACGAGGCAGACGCTGCTCCCTCTAATCCGGCCACACGTGGTGTCCAGCAGTCAG gtaaCCGCTCCCCTCAGGCGGGGAGAGCAGAACGAGCCGAGCGAGAGAGGAAGGTGGCCATGAGGCTTCATCGCGGGGCCCCCGCCAATGTCTCCTCCTCTGACCTCACTGCACGCCTTGACCAATCACGCATTACTGCATCACAG GTCAGTGTGCCATTTGAACATCTGGCAAAGTGA
- the csnk1e gene encoding casein kinase I isoform X1: MELRVGNKYRLGRKIGSGSFGDIYLGSNIATGEEVAIKLECVKTKHPQLHIESKFYKMMQGGVGIPSIKWCGAEGDYNVMVMELLGPSLEDLFNFCSRKFSLKTVLLLADQMISRIEYIHSKNFIHRDVKPDNFLMGLGKKGNLVYIIDFGLAKKYRDARTHQHIPYRENKNLTGTARYASINTHLGIEQSRRDDLESLGYVLMYFNLGSLPWQGLKAATKRQKYERISEKKMSTPIEVLCKGYPSEFSTYLNLCRSLRFDDKPDYSYLRQLFRNLFHRQGFSYDYVFDWNMLKFGASRAAEDGERERREGKEGEERAGVGQRGAGGRALPPGPNPSAANRVRNEADAAPSNPATRGVQQSGNRSPQAGRAERAERERKVAMRLHRGAPANVSSSDLTARLDQSRITASQGSGLQPAAVTEAILNVQTD; this comes from the exons ATGGAGTTGAGGGTGGGGAACAAGTACCGCCTTGGGAGGAAGATAGGGAGTGGATCCTTTGGAGATATTTACCTCG GTTCTAACATTGCTACAGGAGAGGAAGTAGCCATCAAACTGGAATGCGTTAAGACCAAACATCCACAGCTCCATATTGAGAGCAAATTCTACAAGATGATGCAGGGTGGAG TGGGAATCCCCTCTATTAAGTGGTGCGGCGCAGAAGGCGACTACAACGTGATGGTAATGGAGCTGCTGGGCCCCAGCCTGGAGGACCTGTTCAACTTCTGCTCCCGCAAGTTCAGTCTGAAAACAGTCCTGCTGCTGGCCGACCAGATG ATCAGTAGGATTGAATACATCCACTCCAAGAACTTCATCCACAGAGATGTAAAGCCCGATAACTTTCTGATGGGGCTCGGTAAGAAGGGCAACCTGGTCTACATCATCGACTTCGGCCTGGCCAAGAAATACCGTGATGCCCGAACACACCAGCACATCCCCTACCGTGAGAATAAGAACCTCACCGGCACCGCCCGCTATGCCTCCATCAACACCCATCTGGGCATTG AGCAGTCGAGGCGAGATGATCTGGAGTCTCTAGGCTACGTTCTCATGTACTTCAACCTGGGCTCTCTGCCCTGGCAGGGGCTCAAGGCCGCCACCAAGAGGCAGAAGTATGAACGCATCAGcgagaaaaaaatgtccaccCCCATTGAGGTGCTCTGCAAGGGATACCCCT CTGAGTTCTCCACTTACCTGAACTTGTGTCGCTCCCTGCGGTTCGATGACAAGCCAGACTACTCTTATCTGAGGCAGCTCTTCAGGAACCTTTTCCACAGACAGGGCTTCTCCTACGACTACGTCTTTGACTGGAACATGCTGAAGTTT GGGGCTAGCAGGGCagcagaggatggagagagggagaggagggagggaaaagagggggaggagcGAGCAGGAGTGGGCCAAAGAGGAGCTGGTGGTCGAGCTTTGCCGCCTGGTCCAAACCCTTCAGCAGCTAACAGAGTCAGGAACGAGGCAGACGCTGCTCCCTCTAATCCGGCCACACGTGGTGTCCAGCAGTCAG gtaaCCGCTCCCCTCAGGCGGGGAGAGCAGAACGAGCCGAGCGAGAGAGGAAGGTGGCCATGAGGCTTCATCGCGGGGCCCCCGCCAATGTCTCCTCCTCTGACCTCACTGCACGCCTTGACCAATCACGCATTACTGCATCACAG GGATCAGGTCTGCAACCTGCAGCAGTGACAGAAGCCATTCTGAATGTCCAGACTGACTGA